A stretch of the Pedobacter sp. MC2016-14 genome encodes the following:
- a CDS encoding GAF domain-containing protein, whose product MPLKELERLQAVHRFMKLEISKDKELQDIVNFAADICGVPTALITLLDEEVQHIPFKIGFDRQSTHRQEAFCNYVIGQKDIVVVPDATLDRRFYQNPLVINDPNIRFYAGAPLTTSDGYGLGSLCVIDSVPRELTAQQRKMLAMLSRQVIQLLEFDSSLSILKEQFIKARKAEVELRSFFESSIDSHLLLGKDFEVLAFNKAMEREVNSIMTLNLTRGSQMGEFIHPTIKESFYLNYLRALKGTAIFEQQRLDHGGRSIHWVMKFEPALSQAGEIIGVCVNSSDVTLRVQHEEKVAVQSDSLNEIAFLQSHELRKPVASIMGLLNLIKYDGRADEFEEFKLMEQAIYELDEKIRMVVNHTSGSGTTQIS is encoded by the coding sequence ATGCCGTTAAAAGAACTTGAGCGCCTCCAGGCGGTACACCGTTTTATGAAGCTGGAAATCAGCAAGGATAAAGAGCTGCAAGACATTGTGAATTTTGCAGCTGATATTTGCGGGGTGCCTACCGCGCTAATTACATTGCTTGATGAAGAAGTTCAGCATATTCCCTTCAAGATAGGATTTGATCGGCAGAGTACTCACCGACAAGAAGCCTTTTGTAATTATGTGATTGGTCAGAAAGATATTGTGGTTGTACCTGATGCAACGCTTGATCGGCGGTTTTATCAAAACCCCCTGGTCATCAATGATCCTAATATCCGCTTTTACGCCGGTGCACCATTAACCACCAGTGATGGTTATGGTTTAGGTAGTCTATGTGTTATTGACAGCGTGCCCCGGGAACTTACAGCGCAGCAGCGAAAGATGCTTGCAATGCTTTCTCGTCAGGTCATCCAACTGCTAGAGTTTGACAGTAGTTTGAGTATTTTGAAAGAACAGTTTATCAAGGCCCGCAAGGCTGAGGTTGAATTGAGGTCTTTTTTTGAGAGTTCTATCGATAGTCACCTGCTTTTGGGTAAAGATTTTGAAGTGCTTGCATTTAACAAAGCAATGGAAAGAGAGGTAAATTCCATTATGACACTCAACTTAACACGGGGCAGTCAGATGGGAGAGTTTATCCATCCAACGATTAAAGAAAGCTTCTACCTGAATTATCTTCGGGCTTTAAAAGGAACCGCCATATTTGAACAACAGCGGCTGGATCACGGTGGTCGTTCCATTCATTGGGTAATGAAGTTTGAACCCGCATTGAGCCAGGCGGGTGAAATTATTGGGGTCTGCGTCAATTCTTCGGACGTTACCCTTCGCGTACAGCATGAAGAAAAAGTTGCCGTACAAAGCGACTCGCTAAACGAAATCGCCTTTCTTCAATCTCATGAGCTGCGAAAACCAGTTGCCTCAATCATGGGCTTACTTAACCTGATTAAGTATGACGGCCGTGCGGATGAATTTGAAGAATTTAAGCTCATGGAACAGGCCATCTACGAATTGGATGAGAAAATACGAATGGTCGTCAACCATACATCCGGGAGCGGTACAACACAGATAAGCTAA
- a CDS encoding tetratricopeptide repeat protein, with translation MRTMKGKLRDQLKYCIYMLFFLLFTCNCSLWAQEKPITNFANNDAGAVFIRMKQKLTVALKENDFKIAAECYQKIGELFYYQAAYSRALDHFFKADKLFKAENSQLNVAVNLNKIGETYYHGRQYNAATKIFQQSLGIYKQLNNHQGIAQTYGFIGQTFEKTNGYHEAVKYQQLALDEYAKANDKSGLAKIYENLGSLHEDKLKLDSALKYFTLALSLNKANHNRLAQIEVINNIGDVYRKSGKYQQSLSHTHQAANLARQLKDYYQLGSAYRDLSKAFNLLKRNDSAYYYSEASRSIFLQIYTRDNEKQIALLQTLFEIEQKDNAISHFENEKKINNVIAIAAGAIAVLAALLAFSVISRQRLKIKNEQKLHEQNQQSLKGDLEIKSKELTSHTLHLIQKNQLLEDLKERLSLIVKDDKRDQRKELKQLLNLISINHNQDKNWEDFRTVFEQVHEHFFDSVKKHCATLTSSDLRLLALLKMNLNSADIATMLGISQDSLRISRYRLRKKLQLPEGENLSTFIQNV, from the coding sequence ATGAGAACTATGAAGGGTAAGCTGCGAGATCAGTTAAAGTATTGCATTTACATGCTGTTTTTCCTGCTTTTTACCTGCAATTGCAGTTTATGGGCGCAAGAAAAACCGATCACCAATTTCGCTAATAATGATGCAGGCGCTGTTTTCATCCGCATGAAACAGAAATTAACCGTAGCTTTAAAAGAGAATGACTTTAAAATCGCTGCAGAATGTTACCAAAAAATAGGCGAACTGTTTTATTATCAGGCGGCCTATTCCAGGGCTTTGGATCACTTCTTTAAAGCCGATAAACTATTTAAAGCAGAAAATTCCCAGCTAAATGTTGCGGTTAACCTTAACAAAATAGGTGAAACCTATTACCACGGCAGGCAATACAATGCAGCCACCAAAATCTTTCAGCAATCTCTGGGGATCTATAAGCAGTTAAATAACCATCAGGGCATTGCGCAAACCTATGGCTTTATAGGGCAGACCTTCGAAAAGACAAATGGTTACCATGAAGCGGTAAAGTACCAGCAGCTGGCGCTTGATGAATATGCAAAAGCAAATGATAAAAGCGGACTGGCAAAAATATATGAGAACCTGGGTAGCCTTCATGAAGACAAGCTTAAGCTTGACTCTGCGCTAAAGTACTTCACACTTGCCCTTTCGTTGAATAAAGCAAACCATAACCGATTGGCCCAGATAGAAGTGATCAACAACATCGGAGATGTTTACCGTAAATCAGGCAAGTATCAGCAATCGCTATCACATACCCATCAGGCGGCAAACCTGGCGAGGCAACTTAAAGACTATTACCAATTGGGCAGTGCCTACAGAGATCTCTCCAAAGCATTTAACCTGTTAAAGCGGAATGATAGTGCTTATTACTACAGTGAAGCCAGCAGGAGCATCTTTCTACAAATCTATACCAGGGACAATGAGAAGCAGATTGCTTTACTTCAAACCTTGTTTGAAATTGAGCAGAAAGACAATGCAATTAGTCATTTTGAAAACGAAAAGAAGATCAATAATGTCATCGCTATCGCTGCAGGGGCAATTGCAGTATTGGCCGCGCTATTGGCCTTTAGCGTCATCAGCCGCCAAAGGCTAAAAATAAAGAATGAACAAAAGCTGCATGAGCAAAACCAGCAAAGTTTAAAGGGTGACCTTGAAATTAAAAGCAAGGAATTGACCAGCCATACTTTACACCTGATCCAAAAGAACCAATTACTGGAAGATTTGAAGGAAAGGCTCAGCCTGATTGTAAAAGACGACAAGCGTGATCAGCGTAAAGAGTTAAAGCAGTTGCTGAACCTGATTAGCATTAACCATAACCAGGATAAAAACTGGGAAGATTTCAGAACTGTTTTTGAGCAGGTACACGAACATTTTTTTGACAGTGTGAAAAAACATTGTGCTACGCTGACCTCGTCAGACTTGCGTTTGCTTGCCTTGTTAAAAATGAACCTTAATTCTGCAGATATTGCAACCATGCTGGGCATATCTCAAGACAGCTTACGCATTTCGCGTTATAGATTACGTAAAAAACTTCAGCTTCCTGAAGGTGAAAACCTCAGCACTTTTATACAAAATGTATAA